DNA from Nocardioides yefusunii:
CGACCTGCACAGCCACACCGACGCTTCCGACGGCGGATCGTCGGTGCAGGAGATGGCCCTGGCAGCACTCGAGATCGGTCACGAGTACCTGGTGGTCACCGACCACTCGCCCTCGTTGAAGGTGGCGCACGGGCTGTCCGCGCACCGGTTGCGGACCCAGGGCGAGGAGATCGCGGCACTCACCGCGGCGCTGGCCGACACCGGTCTGTCTGTGCTGCGGGGGATCGAGGTGGACATCCTCCCCGACGGGAGCCTTGACCAGGACGAGGCGCTGCTGGCCGAACTCGACGTCCGGGTCGCGAGCGTCCACTCGCACCTGCGCAGCGACGCCGTCACGATGACCACACGGATGCTCACCGCGGTCCGCAACCCGCTCACCAATGTCCTGGGGCACTGCACCGGCCGGCTGGTCACCGGGGCGCGGGGCACCCGAGGAGAGAGCGAGTTCGACGCCGAGGCCGTCTTTGCTGCCTGCCGGGACCACGACGTCGCCGTCGAGATCAATTCTCGCCCCGAACGACGCGACCCGCCGACCCGGTTGCTGGAACTCGCCAGGGACCTCGGCTGCCTCTTCGCGATCGACTCCGACGCCCACGCGCCGGGGCAGCTGGAGCTGGTGCGCCACGGCTGCGCACGGGCCGAGGAGGCCGGGATTCCGGCCGAACGGATCGTGAACACGTGGCCGAAGCAGCAACTACTGGCGTGGTCGACGCAGTAAGGTCCGTCACATGGACAGGGGTGGGGCCGTCCGGGAGCCGGCCGTGGAGGTACGACGAAGCGCGCGCCGACGCCGCACCGTCTCCGCCTACCGTGACGGCGACACCATCATCGTCCTGGTCCCCGCCACGCTCTCGCGTGGCGAGGAGGAACGCTGGGTGGAGGAGATGGTGAGCCGTCTGGAACGCTCCGAGGCCCGCACCCGTCCCACCGACGAACAGCTCCTCGCCAGGGCGCGTCAGCTCAACGACGAGATCTTCGGCGGCCTCGCCGATCCCGCCACCGTGCGATGGGTCGACAACCAGCGATCGCGGTGGGGATCCTGCACGCCGGGAGACCGCTCGATCCGGCTCTCCTCACGCCTGCAGGGCATGCCGACCTGGGTGATCGACTACGTCCTGGTTCATGAGCTCGCGCACCTGCTGGTGCCTGGTCACGACGACGAGTTCTGGGCCTGGGTCAACCGCTACGACCGCTCCGAACGGGCCCGCGGCTACCTGCTGGGCTGGTCCTCGCGGGAGGGCGCCGGCACCGACGGCTACGTCGACTGACCACAGGCCCGCCCCGATCAGGTCAGGTCAGGCTCAGGTGAGCCAGCGCGACCGCGCCGCAGCGATCATCTCGTGCATCTCGTCCTCGAGGTCGTCGGGCAGCGCGTTCAACGACCACCAGCGGACGTCGAGGGACTCCTCGCTGACCGCGTGCACCGCGTCGGTCGGAGCCAGAGCGGTGAAGCGCACGTCGAGGTGCTGGACCGAGGCGTTGTCGCCGCAGAACGAGACGGTGTGCTCGTCGACGTGCACCGGGACCGGGTCGAGGTCGAGGTCGTCGATTCCGGACTCCTCGCGGCCCTCGCGCAGGGCGGCACCGCTCAGGGTCAGATCACCGGGCTCGATGTGGCCACCGAAGTGGAACCAACGTCGGGCCTTGCGGTGCAGGTTGAGCAGGACGTGGTCGAGGTCGGCAGAGAGCACCAGGACACCCGCGGTGAGGTGGTCCGGGACGCAGCCACGCGCGGTGCCGTCGGGGTGCTCCTGAAGGTGCGCCACGAACCGGTCACGCAGCCGCGTCTGACGTCCTGCGGGCGACGCCCAGGCCTGCAGGCAGGCC
Protein-coding regions in this window:
- a CDS encoding NUDIX hydrolase — protein: MSTPGAPSGTELNSSDLHSDALACLQAWASPAGRQTRLRDRFVAHLQEHPDGTARGCVPDHLTAGVLVLSADLDHVLLNLHRKARRWFHFGGHIEPGDLTLSGAALREGREESGIDDLDLDPVPVHVDEHTVSFCGDNASVQHLDVRFTALAPTDAVHAVSEESLDVRWWSLNALPDDLEDEMHEMIAAARSRWLT
- a CDS encoding PHP domain-containing protein; protein product: MGDDVETSDLRRWCARPEDALRRTAFLLELAREDTYKVRAYRTALATVVATDDDELLRRHRGSTLTELPGLGASTAGVVGDVLDGRVPQRLRRAADLAAASLPAGGGSLRAALRGDLHSHTDASDGGSSVQEMALAALEIGHEYLVVTDHSPSLKVAHGLSAHRLRTQGEEIAALTAALADTGLSVLRGIEVDILPDGSLDQDEALLAELDVRVASVHSHLRSDAVTMTTRMLTAVRNPLTNVLGHCTGRLVTGARGTRGESEFDAEAVFAACRDHDVAVEINSRPERRDPPTRLLELARDLGCLFAIDSDAHAPGQLELVRHGCARAEEAGIPAERIVNTWPKQQLLAWSTQ
- a CDS encoding M48 family metallopeptidase encodes the protein MEVRRSARRRRTVSAYRDGDTIIVLVPATLSRGEEERWVEEMVSRLERSEARTRPTDEQLLARARQLNDEIFGGLADPATVRWVDNQRSRWGSCTPGDRSIRLSSRLQGMPTWVIDYVLVHELAHLLVPGHDDEFWAWVNRYDRSERARGYLLGWSSREGAGTDGYVD